One window of Macadamia integrifolia cultivar HAES 741 unplaced genomic scaffold, SCU_Mint_v3 scaffold263, whole genome shotgun sequence genomic DNA carries:
- the LOC122066903 gene encoding arogenate dehydrogenase 2, chloroplastic-like: MASAAAAGAAAAAASSLLTCHYKAQTQAILPHNSAPNSTSTAFTNSCIRSGKFKKVKLQSVPVKRTHILNQLCSSSDPCVGSDSTTIESPPLRIGIIGFGNFGQFISKAFKRQGHIVLATSRSDYSDYCQHHGIEFYSNIDALCEEQPDVIVVCSSILSTETVVRGIPMHKLRSDTIFADVLSVKQFPRNLFLEVLPPGFGLVCTHPMFGPESGKHGWAGLPFVHDKVRIAKDTVQEQRCAQFLSIFEQEGCTMVEMSCEEHDRHAAGSQFITHTIGRILSHLNLESTPINTKGYETLLQLTENTVSDSFDLYYGLFMYNVNATEQIENLDRAFETVKQKLFGRLHDILRKQIVERVPLQGTSSSASSSSSTKAPRDQKQTPYFLPSSQKMKDLSSFAMPPLPRENKEDVNLAASHPNETSLVPR; this comes from the exons ATGGCGTCGGCAGCGGCAGCAGGGGCGGCAGCAGCGGCGGCGTCTTCCCTCCTTACTTGCCACTACAAAGCCCAAACTCAGGCAATCTTGCCTCATAACTCAGCCCCAAACTCCACCTCTACCGCCTTTACCAACTCCTGCATTAGATCTGGTAAATTTAAAAAAGTTAAGCTACAAAGCGTCCCAGTGAAACGAACCCACATCTTGAATCAGCTCTGTTCTTCTTCTGATCCATGCGTGGGCTCGGATTCCACAACCATTGAATCTCCTCCTCTGAGGATCGGGATCATCGGGTTTGGAAACTTTGGGCAGTTCATCTCCAAGGCCTTCAAGAGACAAGGCCATATTGTCTTGGCCACCTCTCGCTCCGACTACTCCGACTACTGTCAACATCACGGGATCGAGTTCTACAG CAACATCGACGCCTTATGTGAAGAGCAACCAGACGTGATAGTGGTGTGTAGCTCCATCTTATCGACGGAGACGGTGGTGCGTGGCATCCCCATGCACAAGCTCAGGTCTGATACCATCTTCGCCGACGTCTTATCGGTTAAACAGTTCCCTAGGAACCTATTCCTTGAG GTACTTCCGCCGGGATTTGGTCTGGTCTGTACTCATCCGATGTTTGGACCGGAGAGTGGGAAACACGGTTGGGCCGGATTACCGTTTGTTCACGATAAGGTTCGGATTGCCAAAGACACGGTTCAGGAACAGAGATGCGCGCAGTTCTTGAGTATTTTTGAACAGGAG GGTTGCACAATGGTGGAGATGTCGTGTGAAGAGCACGACCGGCATGCCGCCGGCAGCCAATTTATCACACACACCATTGGAAG GATCTTGTCTCATCTAAACTTGGAGTCCACACCCATCAATACCAAGGGCTACGAGACTCTCTTGCAATtg ACTGAGAATACGGTCAGTGACAGCTTCGACCTTTACTATGGGCTGTTCATGTACAACGTTAACGCCACAGAGCAG ATTGAGAATCTGGATAGAGCATTTGAAACGGTGAAGCAAAAGCTATTTGGGAGGCTCCATGATATACTGAGGAAACAGATAGTAGAGAGGGTCCCACTACAAGGGACCTCATCatcagcatcatcatcatcatcaacaaaggccCCAAGGGACCAGAAGCAGACCCCTTACTTCTTACCTAGCAGCCAAAAGATGAAGGACCTCTCCTCCTTTGCCATGCCTCCTCTTCCAcgagaaaataaagaggatgTAAACTTAGCTGCTTCACACCCTAACGAGACTAGTTTGGTCCCACGTTAG